Proteins encoded by one window of Hafnia alvei:
- a CDS encoding MFS transporter, which produces MTSSASKPSQANARTVFRVTSGNFLEMYDFMVFGYYASAIAETFFPTQSPFASLMLTLMTFGAGFLMRPLGAIVLGAYIDHHGRRRGLLITLGLMALGTLTIACTPSYHSIGMAAPLLILAGRLLQGFSAGVELGGVSVYLSEIAPKDRKGFYVSWQSGSQQIAVIFAALLGVGLNQYLGKSVMTDWGWRIPFIVGCLIVPFLFYIRRMLEETEAFNQRKHRPSMSEITRSVASNWQLVLVGMFMVVTTTVSFYLITAFTPTYGKTVLQFTAQQSFLVTLLVGISNLFWLPVMGSLSDKVGRRPLLLLFSVLMLLTSYPSLNWLVAHPSFAHLIEVELWLSFMYASYNGAMVVCLTEIMPAEVRASGFSMAYSLATAIFGGFTPAISSYLIHATGDKAMPGMWLSAAAACGLIAALALPAIQRLNSNRAGTVPSGSAVEPK; this is translated from the coding sequence ATGACTTCATCTGCCTCAAAGCCCTCTCAGGCTAACGCCCGAACCGTGTTCCGCGTCACAAGCGGTAACTTTCTCGAGATGTATGATTTTATGGTGTTTGGCTATTATGCCAGCGCGATAGCCGAAACCTTTTTCCCCACTCAAAGCCCTTTTGCCTCTCTCATGCTGACGCTGATGACGTTCGGCGCTGGCTTCTTAATGCGGCCATTAGGCGCGATTGTGCTGGGTGCCTATATTGACCATCACGGTCGCCGCCGAGGTTTACTGATTACCTTGGGCCTGATGGCGCTGGGAACATTAACCATCGCCTGCACGCCGTCGTACCACAGTATTGGCATGGCGGCGCCGCTGCTGATTCTGGCCGGTCGCCTGCTACAAGGGTTTTCAGCCGGTGTGGAACTGGGTGGTGTGTCAGTCTATCTTTCGGAGATAGCCCCAAAAGATCGCAAAGGGTTTTACGTTAGCTGGCAATCCGGCAGCCAACAAATTGCCGTTATCTTTGCGGCGCTGCTGGGCGTGGGATTAAATCAGTATCTTGGCAAGAGCGTGATGACGGATTGGGGTTGGCGCATTCCGTTTATCGTGGGTTGTCTGATTGTGCCTTTCTTGTTTTATATCCGCCGTATGTTGGAAGAAACTGAGGCGTTTAACCAACGCAAACATCGTCCAAGCATGAGCGAAATTACCCGTTCGGTTGCCAGTAACTGGCAGTTGGTTCTGGTGGGTATGTTTATGGTGGTGACCACCACGGTGTCGTTCTATCTCATCACGGCGTTCACGCCAACCTATGGCAAAACGGTGTTGCAGTTTACCGCTCAGCAAAGCTTTTTGGTCACGCTGTTAGTGGGGATTTCAAACCTATTCTGGCTACCGGTGATGGGTTCTCTGTCAGACAAAGTCGGCCGCCGGCCACTGTTGTTACTGTTTAGCGTGCTGATGTTGCTAACGTCTTATCCATCCTTGAACTGGCTGGTAGCGCATCCCAGCTTTGCGCATTTGATTGAGGTGGAACTGTGGCTGTCGTTTATGTATGCCAGCTATAACGGTGCGATGGTGGTATGCCTAACCGAAATCATGCCAGCAGAAGTGCGCGCTTCGGGCTTTTCCATGGCTTATAGCTTGGCAACGGCGATTTTTGGTGGATTTACACCGGCCATCTCCAGCTATCTGATCCACGCCACCGGTGATAAAGCGATGCCGGGGATGTGGCTTTCGGCTGCCGCGGCCTGTGGCTTAATCGCCGCGCTGGCGCTACCGGCAATCCAACGTTTGAATAGCAATCGAGCCGGCACGGTGCCTAGCGGCAGCGCGGTAGAGCCAAAGTAA